The following nucleotide sequence is from Ferruginibacter lapsinanis.
TTGTTAATAAACTATTGGCTTGTAATAAATAAGTGATGATACAGTCATAATGAAATGGATAACCTTCGTCTGTCCCCTTGTATTGGTATAATAAAGACACTCCGGCATGATCATCAGAAATATGTTTATTGATCATTTCAAAAGAGGCATCATATAACAGACCATGTAACGCACTTTTTCCTAATAAAAATTTTTTGATACTATATCCCTGATCAGCAAAAACATAGCTGGCATTTTTTATTCTGCAGGCAAACGGAGAAAGTTTGCAACTTTTAAACCCTTTCGAAGAAACATTTTGAGCAAAATCGTTTGCGTCATCATAATGATCTATCACATTCATTCTCTCTCCATTATGCACTATCGTAAATGCATGAAGGATCGCTCCGCATGAAGGAATTACTTCAACGGCTGTATCGCTAATGGTATCTTTTAAAACTATTTTAGCAAACCCGTCTTCAATTGTATTATCAACCGTAAATGACATAATCGTTGTGTGAATGTACTAAATACTTCTTATCAAATCCACTAAAACCGCTGTCCACCCTGTTTGGTGACTGGCACCTAAGCCACTCGACGTATCTCCATGAAAATATTCATAAAAAAGAATAAGATCCTTGTTTTCGGGATGATGATAAAACCAATTGTAACTACCATTTACCGGCCTGTTCCCTTTTTTATCTTTTTCAAAAATATGCAGAATACGTTGAGTGAGTTCGGTTGCTACTTCTTTCAGGTTAATGAAATTGCCGGACCCTTTCGGGTATTCAACTTTTAATGTATCACCATAAAACTCGCCGTATTTTTTTATGGCTTTGATGATCAGGTAATTGATAGGCATCCAGACAGGGCCACGCCAGTTGCTGTTCCCTCCAAACAGATCTGAAGTAGAATCCCCGGGATCGTATTGAATAGAGTAGTTGGTATCTTTTAAAGAAATTGAATACGGATTATCCAAATGGAATTTAGATAATGCCCTGATACCTCCTTTAGACAAAAATTC
It contains:
- a CDS encoding aldose 1-epimerase; translated protein: MSFTVDNTIEDGFAKIVLKDTISDTAVEVIPSCGAILHAFTIVHNGERMNVIDHYDDANDFAQNVSSKGFKSCKLSPFACRIKNASYVFADQGYSIKKFLLGKSALHGLLYDASFEMINKHISDDHAGVSLLYQYKGTDEGYPFHYDCIITYLLQANSLLTISTDIINKDENAIPIQDGWHPYFTFNGKIDDLLLEFQSKEKMLFDSDMIPTGEKKVYEEFGSLKKIGDTKFDDCFSVNFAECQPLCVLRDKEKKIQIEIRPDKTYPYLQIYTPDHRKSIAIENLSAIPDTFNNGIGLKILQPKEKANFTTSYKITPLT